In Sphingobacteriaceae bacterium, the following proteins share a genomic window:
- a CDS encoding GH3 auxin-responsive promoter has protein sequence MPILGSIIKGAIDIRSRIPGRKNVYKQQVKQLHKLITKAMFTDFGTEFKFSELALQEDPVKTFQNTVPIYDYQSIFDAWWHRALKGERNVCWPGKINYFALSSGTSESSSKHIPVTKDMIKSIQKGTIKQILSTKHFNFTKEQYETEVLFVGGSTNLNFNGTYFSGDLSGITTGTQPRWFQNFSLPGPDIRSLTNWENKLQEIVDNAKQWNVGFICGVPAWIQILFERIIEHYKVKTIHDVWPNLAIFVHGGVAIHPYKTSIEALCAKPLIYLDTYMASEGFLAYQERPNAQQGMKLITDNKMFFEFIPFTEEYFDADGNVKPDAHPLNITEVELNKDYAVLITNCAGAWRYMIGDTIKFTDLKRCEVIVTGRTKHFLSLCGEHLSVDNMNQAVKLTSNDLGIHINEYAVVGTPYQGLFAHHWYVGIDKSVDENELKEKLDHYLKTLNDDYAVERKHALKEVLITVLPNQAFIDFLASKNKLGGQSKFPRVLKGKQLNEWLAFLKTYKS, from the coding sequence ATGCCAATACTTGGTTCCATAATTAAAGGTGCTATCGACATCCGGTCCAGAATACCTGGAAGAAAAAATGTTTATAAGCAGCAGGTAAAACAACTTCACAAGCTTATTACCAAAGCAATGTTTACCGATTTTGGCACGGAGTTTAAATTCAGTGAACTTGCTTTACAAGAAGACCCAGTTAAGACTTTTCAAAACACGGTACCAATCTACGATTACCAGAGTATTTTCGATGCGTGGTGGCACAGGGCCTTAAAGGGCGAACGAAATGTTTGCTGGCCCGGCAAAATTAATTACTTTGCCCTAAGCTCCGGAACATCAGAATCGTCAAGTAAACATATTCCTGTAACGAAAGACATGATCAAGTCTATTCAAAAAGGAACCATTAAACAAATTCTTTCTACCAAACATTTTAACTTCACAAAAGAACAATACGAAACGGAAGTTTTATTTGTGGGAGGGAGCACAAATTTAAATTTTAATGGGACGTATTTTAGTGGCGACCTCAGCGGAATAACTACAGGCACTCAACCCCGTTGGTTTCAGAATTTCAGTTTACCAGGCCCTGATATTCGTTCATTGACGAACTGGGAAAATAAACTTCAGGAAATTGTGGATAACGCCAAGCAATGGAATGTCGGTTTTATTTGCGGTGTGCCGGCATGGATACAAATTTTGTTTGAACGTATCATTGAGCATTACAAAGTCAAAACCATACATGATGTTTGGCCGAATCTTGCCATTTTCGTGCATGGTGGCGTTGCAATTCATCCGTATAAAACAAGTATAGAGGCTTTGTGTGCTAAACCGTTGATTTATCTTGATACTTACATGGCATCGGAGGGGTTTCTTGCCTACCAGGAAAGGCCTAACGCACAACAAGGCATGAAGCTTATTACGGACAATAAAATGTTCTTCGAGTTTATACCATTTACTGAAGAATATTTTGATGCTGATGGAAATGTAAAGCCGGATGCGCACCCTCTTAACATAACGGAAGTGGAACTGAATAAAGATTACGCGGTTCTTATTACAAACTGTGCAGGTGCATGGCGTTATATGATAGGTGATACCATAAAATTCACAGATCTTAAACGTTGCGAAGTAATAGTTACAGGCCGCACTAAGCACTTCCTTAGCCTTTGCGGCGAACACTTAAGCGTTGATAATATGAACCAGGCGGTTAAGCTTACTTCCAATGATCTCGGTATTCATATTAATGAGTACGCTGTTGTTGGAACTCCCTATCAGGGATTGTTTGCCCACCATTGGTATGTAGGAATTGACAAGTCTGTAGATGAGAACGAATTAAAGGAAAAGCTCGATCATTATTTGAAGACTTTGAATGATGATTATGCCGTAGAAAGAAAACACGCTTTAAAAGAAGTTCTTATCACCGTTCTTCCTAACCAGGCATTTATTGATTTTCTTGCGAGCAAAAATAAACTTGGCGGCCAAAGTAAATTTCCGCGCGTACTAAAAGGTAAACAACTCAATGAATGGCTTGCCTTTTTAAAAACTTATAAAAGCTAA
- the tig gene encoding trigger factor — protein sequence MNITKHDIDNLNAEITISVTPPDYENRVSEGIKKVQRQANMPGFRPGKVPTGLIKKQYGTQILVDEINKLLNDTINKYIEENKIEILGNPLPKDQTSVDFNNQKDFEFVYQLGLAPDFKINLDTKNTFTYKTVKVDDELIEKYLKDIRRNYGKPTTPDVAGEKDVVFVDINELDETGAIKPGGIFKSTTVSYERTKNESAKAKLVGLKKDDKVVININDLYESALDKSVSLGIDKDSAETVNCDLQLTVKNISRLEDAELNQDLFDKVYGEGKITSEEEFKNKIREELGLMFSADSEKFLRTEVENKLVEKTNLQLPDTFLKKWLAVANEKPITQEEIESDYPNYSKAMQWRLIENKIIKDNNIQVTGDEAKEEAKNFIKSEYARYGQVPTEDDLEKISKDLLSKEKEAQRIFENLYSKKVLGLIKEKCTLDTKEVSYEEFFKN from the coding sequence ATGAATATTACAAAGCACGATATTGACAATTTAAATGCTGAGATAACAATTTCTGTAACACCTCCAGATTACGAAAATCGCGTGAGTGAAGGCATTAAAAAAGTGCAAAGACAAGCAAATATGCCAGGTTTCAGACCAGGTAAAGTGCCAACAGGTTTAATTAAAAAACAATATGGCACTCAAATTTTGGTTGACGAGATTAATAAATTATTGAACGACACCATTAATAAATACATTGAAGAAAACAAAATCGAGATTCTTGGAAATCCCTTACCAAAAGATCAGACTTCTGTTGACTTTAACAACCAAAAAGATTTTGAATTTGTTTATCAATTAGGGCTTGCGCCTGATTTTAAAATAAACTTAGACACCAAAAATACTTTTACTTACAAAACGGTAAAAGTAGACGATGAATTAATAGAAAAATATCTGAAAGACATTCGCCGTAATTATGGCAAGCCAACAACGCCGGATGTTGCGGGAGAGAAAGATGTAGTGTTTGTTGACATCAACGAGTTAGATGAAACCGGAGCTATTAAGCCAGGCGGAATTTTTAAGAGTACGACTGTAAGTTACGAGCGTACTAAAAATGAATCGGCAAAAGCAAAACTAGTAGGCCTTAAAAAAGATGATAAGGTGGTAATTAACATCAACGATCTTTATGAAAGTGCTTTAGATAAAAGTGTTTCATTAGGAATTGATAAAGACTCTGCTGAAACCGTAAATTGTGATTTACAATTAACTGTAAAAAACATTTCCCGCTTAGAAGACGCTGAACTTAATCAAGATCTTTTTGACAAAGTTTATGGTGAAGGAAAAATTACGAGTGAAGAAGAATTCAAAAACAAAATTCGCGAAGAGTTAGGATTAATGTTTAGCGCGGATTCAGAAAAATTTTTGAGAACGGAAGTGGAAAATAAACTGGTAGAAAAAACCAATCTTCAGTTGCCCGATACTTTCCTGAAAAAATGGTTGGCAGTTGCAAACGAAAAACCAATTACCCAGGAAGAAATTGAAAGTGATTATCCGAATTACTCTAAAGCCATGCAATGGCGTTTGATTGAAAATAAAATTATTAAGGATAATAACATTCAGGTAACTGGTGATGAGGCTAAGGAAGAAGCTAAAAACTTTATTAAAAGTGAATATGCCCGTTACGGACAAGTACCAACCGAAGATGATTTGGAAAAAATTTCTAAAGATCTTTTAAGCAAAGAAAAAGAAGCGCAACGTATCTTCGAAAACCTTTACAGCAAAAAAGTTTTAGGTTTGATTAAAGAAAAATGTACACTCGACACTAAAGAAGTTAGCTACGAAGAGTTCTTCAAAAACTAA
- a CDS encoding nucleotidyltransferase has protein sequence MQIIIPMAGKGKRMRPHTLTTAKPLIPVGGKAIVQRLVEDITQVCGQKVNEIAFVIGPDFGADVEQNLIKVAESQGAKGSIYYQDKALGTAHAIMCAKDAIKGKTVVAFADTLFKADFVMDTEQEGVIWVQKIEDPSQFGVVKLDAKGMITDFVEKPETFVSDLAIIGIYYFKDGDYLKSELQYLLDNNITEKGEFQLTNALENMKTKGTRFMPGQVTEWLDCGNKNATVYTNQRVLEFDKGKAHLKGKNIKNTNSIIIEPCFIGDNVELKDSIVGPHASIGPNTKVSNSILKNSIIQSDAKINNANISNSMLGIGAEVNGKPIDISISDYTQLFV, from the coding sequence ATGCAAATTATTATTCCAATGGCGGGCAAAGGTAAACGAATGCGTCCGCATACGCTAACTACCGCAAAACCTTTAATTCCAGTTGGAGGCAAAGCAATCGTTCAACGTCTTGTAGAAGATATTACACAGGTTTGTGGCCAAAAGGTAAATGAGATAGCGTTTGTAATTGGTCCGGATTTTGGTGCAGATGTTGAGCAGAATCTTATTAAAGTGGCAGAAAGTCAGGGCGCTAAAGGAAGCATTTATTACCAGGATAAAGCCCTTGGAACAGCCCATGCAATTATGTGTGCCAAAGATGCAATAAAAGGTAAAACAGTTGTAGCTTTTGCCGATACTTTATTCAAAGCAGATTTTGTGATGGATACTGAGCAGGAAGGTGTGATCTGGGTTCAAAAGATCGAGGACCCTAGCCAGTTTGGTGTAGTGAAGTTAGATGCAAAGGGGATGATTACAGATTTTGTTGAGAAACCTGAAACCTTTGTAAGTGACCTCGCAATTATTGGCATTTACTATTTTAAAGATGGCGACTATCTGAAAAGCGAACTACAATATCTGCTCGATAATAACATTACTGAAAAAGGAGAATTTCAATTGACCAACGCTTTGGAAAATATGAAGACCAAAGGCACAAGGTTTATGCCGGGTCAGGTAACCGAATGGCTTGATTGTGGAAATAAAAACGCAACGGTATACACCAATCAACGCGTGCTTGAATTTGACAAGGGAAAAGCACATTTAAAAGGTAAAAACATAAAAAACACAAACAGCATTATAATAGAACCATGTTTTATAGGCGACAATGTTGAATTAAAAGATTCAATCGTTGGTCCGCACGCAAGTATTGGCCCTAACACTAAGGTTAGCAACAGTATTTTAAAAAATTCAATCATTCAATCAGACGCTAAAATAAATAACGCAAATATCAGCAACAGTATGCTGGGTATTGGTGCTGAAGTAAATGGTAAGCCAATAGACATAAGCATTAGCGACTACACTCAACTCTTTGTATAA
- a CDS encoding 2'-5' RNA ligase, with the protein MTPKKYFLAIVIPEPLFSEIEAIKQNLFEEHHLKGALRSPAHITLHRPFEWKEERESELIQKVSDFKFSVPFPLQIKNFAFFEPRVIYADVLKNELLYQLHAELTLYAKKELKLFNESEDMRGFHPHITVAFRDLKKPKFYELQKTFESKKLEGTLEYTGFSLLKLEKRWEEIKYFKL; encoded by the coding sequence ATGACGCCAAAAAAGTACTTTCTTGCTATTGTAATTCCTGAGCCTCTGTTCTCTGAGATCGAGGCTATTAAACAAAACTTGTTTGAAGAACACCATTTAAAAGGAGCCTTAAGAAGTCCGGCCCATATTACGCTTCACCGGCCCTTTGAATGGAAAGAAGAGAGGGAATCAGAGCTCATTCAAAAGGTTTCTGATTTCAAGTTTTCAGTTCCTTTCCCCTTGCAAATTAAAAACTTTGCCTTTTTTGAACCACGGGTTATTTATGCAGACGTTCTTAAAAACGAGTTGCTTTACCAGTTGCATGCTGAACTCACACTTTACGCAAAAAAAGAATTAAAATTATTTAATGAATCTGAAGATATGAGGGGCTTTCATCCGCATATAACAGTGGCTTTCAGAGATCTTAAAAAGCCGAAATTCTATGAACTTCAAAAGACGTTTGAAAGTAAAAAACTGGAAGGGACTTTGGAATATACTGGTTTTAGTTTGTTGAAATTGGAGAAGAGATGGGAAGAGATTAAGTATTTTAAGCTGTAG
- a CDS encoding succinate dehydrogenase, with the protein MSKKSGFLYSSIGKKVIMGLTGLFLISFLVVHCFLNSFIFFNDGGVMFNEGAHFMATNWIIRAFEVVLMGGLLLHIIQALLLTIENKKARPIGYAKYNGAANSSWYSRSMGLLGTLLLIFLIIHLAHFWVKSRFTGLPIDENTGHDNLYIIMVETFKYSWVVIVYCLAMVSLAYHLMHGFQSAFQTLGLNHKKYTPLIKTVGMAFSIIVPLIFAAMPIAMHFGMIK; encoded by the coding sequence ATGAGTAAAAAATCAGGTTTTCTATATTCTTCTATTGGAAAAAAAGTAATTATGGGCTTAACCGGCCTTTTTTTAATTTCCTTTCTCGTTGTTCACTGTTTTTTAAACTCTTTTATATTCTTCAATGACGGGGGAGTAATGTTTAATGAAGGAGCTCACTTTATGGCCACTAACTGGATAATCAGGGCTTTTGAAGTAGTTTTAATGGGTGGGCTTTTACTTCACATCATCCAGGCGCTTTTATTAACGATTGAAAATAAAAAAGCGCGTCCGATTGGTTATGCCAAATACAATGGCGCTGCCAACTCAAGCTGGTACAGTCGCTCTATGGGACTTTTAGGGACTTTATTATTGATCTTCCTTATCATCCACCTTGCACATTTCTGGGTTAAATCACGTTTTACGGGTCTGCCAATCGACGAAAACACTGGTCATGACAACCTATATATTATAATGGTAGAAACATTCAAATACTCCTGGGTAGTTATTGTTTATTGTCTTGCTATGGTTTCATTAGCTTATCACTTAATGCATGGTTTTCAATCAGCGTTCCAGACTTTAGGATTAAATCATAAAAAATACACCCCGCTTATTAAAACCGTAGGGATGGCATTTTCAATCATTGTTCCTCTGATTTTCGCTGCAATGCCTATCGCAATGCATTTCGGAATGATCAAATAA
- the sdhA gene encoding succinate dehydrogenase flavoprotein subunit (part of four member succinate dehydrogenase enzyme complex that forms a trimeric complex (trimer of tetramers); SdhA/B are the catalytic subcomplex and can exhibit succinate dehydrogenase activity in the absence of SdhC/D which are the membrane components and form cytochrome b556; SdhC binds ubiquinone; oxidizes succinate to fumarate while reducing ubiquinone to ubiquinol) yields the protein MASSPKLNAKIPEGTIENKWTKYRSTVHLVNPANKRSLEVIVVGSGLAGSSAAATLAEMGYKVKVLCFQDSPRRAHSIAAQGGVNAAKNYQNDGDSVYRLFYDTIKGGDYRAREANVHRLAEVSGNIIDQCVAQGVPFAREYGGTLSNRSFGGTQVQRTFYAAGQTGQQLLLGAYSALQRQVGMGAVQLLTRHEMMDVVNIDGKCRGIIARDLVTGKLERHFGHAVLLCTGGYGNVFYLSTNAMGSNVTAAWKAHKKGAFFGNPCYTQIHPTCIPVSGDHQSKLTLMSESLRNDGRIWVPKKKDDNRKATDIPEEERDYYLERRYPAFGNLVPRDVASRAAKERCDAGYGVGASKMAVYLDFAANTERYGKIEATKLNLHNPSKEEIMRLGKDVVKEKYGNLFDMYAQITGENPYEVPMRIYPAVHYTMGGLWVDYNLMTTVPGLYAMGEANFSDHGANRLGASALMQGLADGYFVIPYTIGDYLSEEIRTKAIPTDNEAFVKAEAEVQERITKLMTIKGSKSVDNFHKRLGKIMWDKCGMARNKEGLTWAIAEIRKLKEEFWKDVRVPGEANEFNPELEKAHRVADFIELGELMCIDALDRNESCGGHFREEFQTEEGEALRDDENYAYVAAWEYKSDSNFELHKEELKYENIKIAARSYK from the coding sequence ATGGCTTCATCACCAAAATTAAACGCAAAAATACCGGAAGGAACTATTGAGAACAAATGGACCAAATACCGTTCTACTGTTCACTTAGTAAACCCTGCCAACAAACGTAGCCTTGAAGTTATTGTTGTAGGTTCAGGATTAGCAGGATCTTCTGCCGCTGCTACTTTAGCTGAAATGGGCTACAAAGTAAAAGTTCTTTGTTTCCAGGATTCACCGCGCCGCGCGCACAGTATTGCTGCACAAGGTGGTGTTAATGCTGCAAAAAATTATCAAAACGATGGTGACAGTGTTTACCGTTTATTCTACGATACAATTAAAGGTGGCGATTACCGTGCCCGCGAAGCTAACGTACACCGTCTTGCCGAAGTGTCGGGAAACATTATTGACCAATGTGTGGCACAAGGTGTTCCATTTGCACGTGAATACGGCGGAACTTTAAGTAACCGTTCTTTTGGTGGAACTCAGGTACAACGTACTTTTTATGCTGCAGGACAAACAGGTCAGCAATTGTTGTTAGGTGCTTATAGCGCGCTTCAACGCCAGGTTGGAATGGGTGCAGTGCAATTATTAACCCGTCATGAAATGATGGACGTTGTGAATATCGATGGCAAGTGCCGCGGTATTATTGCGCGCGATTTGGTGACTGGTAAATTAGAGCGTCATTTTGGACATGCAGTTTTATTATGCACGGGTGGTTACGGAAACGTATTCTATTTATCTACCAATGCCATGGGAAGCAATGTTACAGCGGCCTGGAAAGCTCACAAAAAAGGGGCTTTTTTTGGTAACCCTTGTTATACACAAATTCACCCTACTTGTATTCCTGTGTCAGGAGATCACCAGTCAAAATTAACTTTGATGTCAGAGTCTTTACGTAATGACGGAAGAATCTGGGTTCCAAAGAAAAAAGACGATAACCGCAAGGCTACAGATATTCCTGAAGAAGAAAGAGATTATTATTTGGAACGCAGATATCCGGCTTTCGGTAACTTAGTGCCACGTGACGTTGCGAGTCGTGCTGCGAAAGAGCGGTGTGATGCAGGTTATGGTGTAGGAGCCAGCAAAATGGCTGTCTATCTTGATTTTGCTGCTAACACAGAACGTTATGGAAAAATTGAAGCTACCAAATTGAATCTTCACAATCCAAGCAAAGAAGAGATTATGCGTTTGGGTAAAGATGTTGTGAAGGAAAAATACGGTAACTTATTTGACATGTACGCACAAATCACAGGAGAAAATCCTTACGAAGTGCCAATGCGTATTTATCCTGCTGTTCACTATACCATGGGCGGACTTTGGGTAGATTATAACTTAATGACTACCGTTCCAGGCTTATATGCTATGGGCGAGGCTAACTTCAGTGATCACGGAGCTAACCGTTTGGGAGCTTCCGCGTTAATGCAAGGTTTAGCAGATGGTTATTTTGTTATTCCCTATACTATCGGAGATTATTTATCTGAAGAAATTCGTACCAAAGCAATTCCTACCGACAACGAAGCATTTGTAAAAGCAGAAGCGGAAGTTCAGGAGCGTATTACCAAATTGATGACAATTAAAGGAAGTAAGTCGGTAGATAATTTCCATAAACGTCTTGGTAAAATTATGTGGGACAAGTGTGGTATGGCCCGTAACAAGGAAGGTTTAACCTGGGCAATTGCAGAGATTAGGAAACTAAAAGAAGAGTTTTGGAAAGATGTTCGCGTGCCAGGCGAAGCTAATGAATTTAATCCCGAACTGGAAAAGGCTCACCGCGTTGCCGATTTTATTGAATTAGGAGAACTTATGTGTATTGACGCCTTAGACAGAAATGAAAGCTGTGGCGGTCACTTTCGTGAAGAGTTTCAAACCGAAGAAGGAGAAGCTTTACGTGATGACGAAAATTACGCTTACGTTGCTGCCTGGGAATATAAATCTGATAGCAACTTCGAGTTACACAAAGAGGAATTAAAATACGAGAACATTAAAATAGCTGCGAGAAGTTATAAATAA
- a CDS encoding succinate dehydrogenase/fumarate reductase iron-sulfur subunit yields the protein MSHGNMNLTLKVWKQKNKNEKGRFETMEAKGISPDMSFLEMFDVVNEQLISSGKEPVAFDHDCREGICGMCSMYINGRPHGPKQGVTTCQLHMRSFKDGDTIVVEPWRSAAFPVIKDLAVDRSSFDRIMASGGFVSVNTGNAKDANNILINKDDADTAFNAAACIGCGACVAACKNSSAMLFVSAKVSQLSLLPQGQIEKRDRVLNMVKQMDEEGFGNCTNTGACEAECPKGISLENIARMNREYIGSSLK from the coding sequence ATGAGTCACGGAAATATGAATCTAACCTTAAAGGTTTGGAAACAAAAAAATAAAAACGAAAAAGGTCGCTTCGAAACTATGGAAGCTAAAGGCATTTCGCCTGACATGAGTTTTTTGGAGATGTTTGACGTAGTGAACGAACAATTAATCAGCAGCGGTAAAGAGCCTGTTGCATTCGACCACGATTGTCGCGAAGGCATTTGCGGGATGTGCAGTATGTACATCAATGGTCGTCCGCACGGGCCAAAGCAAGGTGTTACTACATGTCAGTTACACATGCGTAGCTTTAAAGATGGCGATACTATTGTTGTAGAACCTTGGAGAAGCGCTGCTTTCCCTGTTATCAAAGATCTTGCGGTTGACCGTTCTTCTTTTGACAGAATAATGGCTTCCGGTGGATTCGTTTCTGTGAACACGGGTAACGCTAAAGACGCTAATAATATTTTAATTAATAAAGACGATGCGGATACTGCTTTTAATGCAGCAGCTTGTATCGGTTGTGGGGCCTGCGTTGCAGCTTGTAAAAATTCAAGCGCCATGTTATTTGTTTCTGCAAAAGTTTCTCAATTATCTTTGTTACCACAAGGTCAAATTGAAAAGAGAGACCGTGTATTAAACATGGTAAAACAAATGGATGAAGAAGGGTTTGGAAACTGCACTAACACCGGAGCCTGCGAAGCTGAATGTCCTAAAGGAATTTCTCTGGAGAATATTGCCCGCATGAATCGCGAATATATTGGATCCAGCTTAAAATAA